The following coding sequences are from one Ornithodoros turicata isolate Travis chromosome 1, ASM3712646v1, whole genome shotgun sequence window:
- the LOC135377473 gene encoding inositol-trisphosphate 3-kinase homolog isoform X3 produces MPTAATQFDHHRIDRLQRRVFGTMKALFEALAASAGDLKAKELTNILQEKRKNISNGAAKNSKKIPKRWKQIGRSVFGSKKSSDVSSNGLCVSTPSLDELNLENVEPQDLTLLQLLALNALDLTAPASDILLKNRSNSWVQLSGHEGAFAPAGPGTIWKKCTGDIREVQAYESLMKDNLSDMVPQFYRDIEYHGEHFIEMQDLLQNFHNPCIMDIKMGTRTFLESEVQNNKSRTDLYEKMVKVDPLAPTPEEQNAKAITKLRYMQFRENLSSSSTLGFRIEGFKAAGGEPMNDLKHVKTRDQVTAVMKKFLGNNPHVRKQLLERFKTLRQKIESSKFLMKHEVIGSSLLIIHDGWKAGVWMIDFAKTVPIPEGKSVSHRSSWVLGNHEDGYLTGLDNLISVVESCSSSS; encoded by the exons GCTGCCTCTGCTGGTGACCTCAAGGCCAAGGAGCTAACTAACATACTTCAGGAAAAGAGGAAAAACATCAGTAATGGTGCTGCCAAAAATTCTAAAAAGATACCAAAGCGATGGAAGCAAATAGGAAGAAGTGTGTTTGGCTCGAAGAAGTCTTCCGACGTCAGCTCCAACGGCCTGTGTGTAAGCACACCGTCGCTGGACGAGCTGAACCTTGAAAACGTGGAGCCACAAGACCTGACTCTGTTGCAGCTGCTAGCGCTG AATGCGTTAGACCTTACTGCTCCTGCCAGTGATATCTTACTAAAGAACAGGTCAAATAGCTGGGTCCAGCTTTCTGGTCATGAAG GTGCCTTTGCTCCAGCTGGTCCTGGAACGATATGGAAGAAGTGTACCGGGGACATCCGGGAAGTGCAGGCTTACGAATCTCTAATGAAAGACAACCTATCTGACATGGTTCCACAGTTCTACAGGGACATAGAGTACCATGGCGAAC ACTTTATTGAAATGCAAGACCTGCTGCAGAACTTTCACAACCCATGTATCATGGACATCAAAATGGGTACCAGAACGTTCTTGGAATCCGAGGTGCAGAACAACAAGTCCCGAACGGACCTGTACGAGAAGATGGTCAAGGTTGATCCCCTTGCGCCGACCCCTGAGGAACAGAATGCCAAAGCTATCACCAAATTACGCTACATGCAG TTCAGAGAAAACCTCAGCTCGTCTTCTACGCTTGGGTTCCGGATAGAAGGCTTCAAGGCAGCTGGTGGAGAACCTATGAACGACCTGAAGCATGTCAAAACAAGGGATCAAGTGACAGCAGTCATGAAGAAATTCCTCGGAAACAACCCCCATGTCCGCAAGCAGCTCCTGGAAAGGTTCAAGACGCTCAGGCAGAAAATAGAGTCCTCGAAGTTCCTAATGAAGCATGAG GTAATTGGTAGCAGTCTACTTATCATTCATGATGGCTGGAAAGCTGGTGTGTGGATGATAGATTTTGCCAAGACAGTCCCCATACCGGAAGGGAAGTCAGTCAGCCACAGATCTTCATGGGTCCTTGGAAACCACGAAGATGGCTATTTAACGGGACTGGATAACTTAATATCT GTGGTTGAAAGCTGCTCGAGCTCCAGTTAA
- the LOC135377473 gene encoding inositol-trisphosphate 3-kinase homolog isoform X2, producing the protein MALSSVNYSKLRMEQAEGFPPVTYSSMFLPYLFKAASAGDLKAKELTNILQEKRKNISNGAAKNSKKIPKRWKQIGRSVFGSKKSSDVSSNGLCVSTPSLDELNLENVEPQDLTLLQLLALNALDLTAPASDILLKNRSNSWVQLSGHEGAFAPAGPGTIWKKCTGDIREVQAYESLMKDNLSDMVPQFYRDIEYHGEHFIEMQDLLQNFHNPCIMDIKMGTRTFLESEVQNNKSRTDLYEKMVKVDPLAPTPEEQNAKAITKLRYMQFRENLSSSSTLGFRIEGFKAAGGEPMNDLKHVKTRDQVTAVMKKFLGNNPHVRKQLLERFKTLRQKIESSKFLMKHEVIGSSLLIIHDGWKAGVWMIDFAKTVPIPEGKSVSHRSSWVLGNHEDGYLTGLDNLISVVESCSSSS; encoded by the exons GCTGCCTCTGCTGGTGACCTCAAGGCCAAGGAGCTAACTAACATACTTCAGGAAAAGAGGAAAAACATCAGTAATGGTGCTGCCAAAAATTCTAAAAAGATACCAAAGCGATGGAAGCAAATAGGAAGAAGTGTGTTTGGCTCGAAGAAGTCTTCCGACGTCAGCTCCAACGGCCTGTGTGTAAGCACACCGTCGCTGGACGAGCTGAACCTTGAAAACGTGGAGCCACAAGACCTGACTCTGTTGCAGCTGCTAGCGCTG AATGCGTTAGACCTTACTGCTCCTGCCAGTGATATCTTACTAAAGAACAGGTCAAATAGCTGGGTCCAGCTTTCTGGTCATGAAG GTGCCTTTGCTCCAGCTGGTCCTGGAACGATATGGAAGAAGTGTACCGGGGACATCCGGGAAGTGCAGGCTTACGAATCTCTAATGAAAGACAACCTATCTGACATGGTTCCACAGTTCTACAGGGACATAGAGTACCATGGCGAAC ACTTTATTGAAATGCAAGACCTGCTGCAGAACTTTCACAACCCATGTATCATGGACATCAAAATGGGTACCAGAACGTTCTTGGAATCCGAGGTGCAGAACAACAAGTCCCGAACGGACCTGTACGAGAAGATGGTCAAGGTTGATCCCCTTGCGCCGACCCCTGAGGAACAGAATGCCAAAGCTATCACCAAATTACGCTACATGCAG TTCAGAGAAAACCTCAGCTCGTCTTCTACGCTTGGGTTCCGGATAGAAGGCTTCAAGGCAGCTGGTGGAGAACCTATGAACGACCTGAAGCATGTCAAAACAAGGGATCAAGTGACAGCAGTCATGAAGAAATTCCTCGGAAACAACCCCCATGTCCGCAAGCAGCTCCTGGAAAGGTTCAAGACGCTCAGGCAGAAAATAGAGTCCTCGAAGTTCCTAATGAAGCATGAG GTAATTGGTAGCAGTCTACTTATCATTCATGATGGCTGGAAAGCTGGTGTGTGGATGATAGATTTTGCCAAGACAGTCCCCATACCGGAAGGGAAGTCAGTCAGCCACAGATCTTCATGGGTCCTTGGAAACCACGAAGATGGCTATTTAACGGGACTGGATAACTTAATATCT GTGGTTGAAAGCTGCTCGAGCTCCAGTTAA
- the LOC135377473 gene encoding inositol-trisphosphate 3-kinase homolog isoform X1: protein MHAVPDKGLGRKKHCECSINLRKRRFRLRWTCMDAIFSEAASAGDLKAKELTNILQEKRKNISNGAAKNSKKIPKRWKQIGRSVFGSKKSSDVSSNGLCVSTPSLDELNLENVEPQDLTLLQLLALNALDLTAPASDILLKNRSNSWVQLSGHEGAFAPAGPGTIWKKCTGDIREVQAYESLMKDNLSDMVPQFYRDIEYHGEHFIEMQDLLQNFHNPCIMDIKMGTRTFLESEVQNNKSRTDLYEKMVKVDPLAPTPEEQNAKAITKLRYMQFRENLSSSSTLGFRIEGFKAAGGEPMNDLKHVKTRDQVTAVMKKFLGNNPHVRKQLLERFKTLRQKIESSKFLMKHEVIGSSLLIIHDGWKAGVWMIDFAKTVPIPEGKSVSHRSSWVLGNHEDGYLTGLDNLISVVESCSSSS from the exons GGCCGTAAAAAACATTGTGAATGTTCAATTAATCTTCGTAAGCGTCGGTTTCGTTTGAGGTGGACCTGCATGGACGCGATCTTTTCAGAG GCTGCCTCTGCTGGTGACCTCAAGGCCAAGGAGCTAACTAACATACTTCAGGAAAAGAGGAAAAACATCAGTAATGGTGCTGCCAAAAATTCTAAAAAGATACCAAAGCGATGGAAGCAAATAGGAAGAAGTGTGTTTGGCTCGAAGAAGTCTTCCGACGTCAGCTCCAACGGCCTGTGTGTAAGCACACCGTCGCTGGACGAGCTGAACCTTGAAAACGTGGAGCCACAAGACCTGACTCTGTTGCAGCTGCTAGCGCTG AATGCGTTAGACCTTACTGCTCCTGCCAGTGATATCTTACTAAAGAACAGGTCAAATAGCTGGGTCCAGCTTTCTGGTCATGAAG GTGCCTTTGCTCCAGCTGGTCCTGGAACGATATGGAAGAAGTGTACCGGGGACATCCGGGAAGTGCAGGCTTACGAATCTCTAATGAAAGACAACCTATCTGACATGGTTCCACAGTTCTACAGGGACATAGAGTACCATGGCGAAC ACTTTATTGAAATGCAAGACCTGCTGCAGAACTTTCACAACCCATGTATCATGGACATCAAAATGGGTACCAGAACGTTCTTGGAATCCGAGGTGCAGAACAACAAGTCCCGAACGGACCTGTACGAGAAGATGGTCAAGGTTGATCCCCTTGCGCCGACCCCTGAGGAACAGAATGCCAAAGCTATCACCAAATTACGCTACATGCAG TTCAGAGAAAACCTCAGCTCGTCTTCTACGCTTGGGTTCCGGATAGAAGGCTTCAAGGCAGCTGGTGGAGAACCTATGAACGACCTGAAGCATGTCAAAACAAGGGATCAAGTGACAGCAGTCATGAAGAAATTCCTCGGAAACAACCCCCATGTCCGCAAGCAGCTCCTGGAAAGGTTCAAGACGCTCAGGCAGAAAATAGAGTCCTCGAAGTTCCTAATGAAGCATGAG GTAATTGGTAGCAGTCTACTTATCATTCATGATGGCTGGAAAGCTGGTGTGTGGATGATAGATTTTGCCAAGACAGTCCCCATACCGGAAGGGAAGTCAGTCAGCCACAGATCTTCATGGGTCCTTGGAAACCACGAAGATGGCTATTTAACGGGACTGGATAACTTAATATCT GTGGTTGAAAGCTGCTCGAGCTCCAGTTAA